One window of Mucilaginibacter inviolabilis genomic DNA carries:
- a CDS encoding YciI family protein, with amino-acid sequence MKDYALIFRHEDGQKVASPEQIQIWMKQTMDWISTIAAKNKFVSGTGLPFDDARVVHANRTVTNGPFGEIKETLGGYIIVKADTVDEAVEFAKGCPVLQGEGNTVEVRTIANH; translated from the coding sequence ATGAAAGATTACGCATTAATTTTCAGACATGAAGATGGTCAAAAAGTGGCCTCTCCAGAACAGATACAAATCTGGATGAAACAAACCATGGATTGGATAAGCACTATTGCGGCTAAAAACAAATTTGTAAGCGGTACCGGGTTACCCTTTGATGATGCCCGGGTTGTGCATGCCAACAGAACGGTTACCAATGGCCCTTTCGGCGAAATCAAAGAAACCTTAGGTGGCTATATTATTGTAAAAGCCGACACCGTTGATGAGGCGGTTGAATTTGCAAAAGGCTGCCCGGTTTTACAAGGCGAAGGTAATACTGTTGAGGTTAGAACAATTGCCAATCACTAA
- a CDS encoding head GIN domain-containing protein yields the protein MKRKFFILFMSAMTMLTLNGFAQNGQSRSVSGFSSIESGGPFNVHVKITGTESVRLDVDDDVVNDVKTEVEGGVLKIGFRNNFSLRNHNIKRGDIYVTAKSLSALANSGSGNLDLDGALTGQNVKVILSGSGNMRVAVKASTLETRISGSGGIHIKGSTNEAEFRISGSGEINGTNLTTETLAATISGSGSISVIANKTVSARITGSGGVTYSGNATIAETKYTGSGRVNKVN from the coding sequence ATGAAAAGAAAATTCTTTATCCTCTTTATGTCGGCCATGACTATGCTGACCTTAAATGGCTTCGCTCAAAACGGGCAAAGCAGGTCTGTATCTGGATTTAGCAGTATCGAATCGGGCGGCCCTTTTAATGTACACGTTAAAATTACCGGCACCGAAAGTGTTAGGCTTGATGTGGATGACGATGTAGTAAATGACGTTAAAACCGAGGTAGAAGGCGGAGTTTTAAAAATAGGCTTCCGCAATAATTTTTCCTTACGTAATCATAACATCAAACGCGGAGATATTTATGTAACTGCTAAATCGCTCAGCGCTTTGGCCAACAGCGGCTCCGGTAATCTGGATTTGGATGGTGCATTAACAGGTCAAAATGTTAAAGTAATACTTAGCGGCTCCGGTAATATGCGTGTGGCTGTAAAAGCATCCACTTTAGAAACACGTATCAGCGGTTCCGGAGGTATACACATTAAAGGGAGTACCAATGAGGCTGAATTTCGCATTAGTGGTTCTGGCGAGATCAACGGTACTAACTTAACTACAGAAACACTTGCGGCTACTATCAGCGGTTCAGGCAGTATTTCTGTCATCGCCAATAAAACCGTATCTGCACGTATTACTGGTTCTGGTGGTGTAACCTACTCCGGAAATGCTACCATAGCCGAAACCAAATACACCGGCTCGGGCAGGGTAAATAAAGTAAATTAA
- a CDS encoding glutamate--tRNA ligase family protein, with protein MSGRLIHFNKTRIAPTPSGFLHLGNVLSFTLTTALARLHRAKVLLRIDDIDQTRADEKYIQDIFDTLNFLEIPWDEGPHNAGEFKDSYSQMHRLPLYREVIEQLKDSGLVFACTCSRKQLEKAPCTCFDREIPLDTKEAAWRLHTYKARELSIRSYNDQTVTAVLPADMQNFVIRKKDAFPAYQLTSVIDDLHYGVDLIIRGQDLWSSTLAQHELALALGKSEFQDITFYHHPLLTDELNQKLSKSAGATSVLYLRQSGKTPAQIYTMIANMLGLNMIINNWEQLAEIVLTFYKNNPAPAINGAGLHK; from the coding sequence ATGTCAGGTCGGCTTATTCATTTTAACAAAACGCGTATAGCTCCTACGCCAAGTGGTTTTTTACATTTGGGTAATGTTTTATCATTTACCCTTACAACAGCTTTGGCCAGATTGCATAGAGCTAAGGTATTGTTAAGGATCGATGATATCGATCAAACACGTGCTGACGAAAAATATATACAGGACATTTTTGACACGCTGAACTTTTTAGAGATCCCATGGGATGAGGGTCCACATAATGCCGGAGAATTTAAGGATAGCTACTCGCAAATGCACAGGCTGCCACTGTACCGGGAGGTTATTGAACAATTAAAGGATAGTGGATTGGTATTTGCCTGCACCTGTTCGCGGAAGCAGCTCGAGAAGGCACCTTGTACCTGTTTCGACCGTGAAATTCCACTGGATACAAAAGAGGCTGCCTGGCGCCTGCATACTTATAAAGCCCGGGAATTAAGCATTAGGAGCTATAACGATCAAACCGTGACTGCTGTTTTACCAGCTGATATGCAAAATTTTGTGATCAGGAAAAAAGATGCGTTCCCTGCTTATCAACTTACTTCGGTCATAGATGACCTGCATTATGGAGTTGATCTGATTATCCGCGGCCAGGATCTTTGGTCGTCTACCTTGGCCCAGCACGAATTGGCATTGGCCCTGGGTAAGAGCGAATTTCAGGATATTACTTTTTATCATCACCCTTTACTTACAGATGAGTTGAACCAAAAGCTTTCCAAATCAGCAGGGGCAACTTCTGTACTTTACCTGCGCCAAAGCGGCAAAACCCCGGCTCAAATTTATACCATGATAGCAAATATGTTGGGGTTGAATATGATTATCAATAATTGGGAACAACTTGCTGAAATAGTATTAACTTTTTATAAAAACAACCCTGCCCCGGCAATTAACGGGGCAGGATTGCATAAATAA